The Streptomyces tendae genome has a window encoding:
- a CDS encoding protein kinase domain-containing protein translates to MDDYAGRVLADRYRLPLPPSDEYELTETRAFDTYSGSEVLVRQVPLPEVVEAEVLDAEGLPDGFTARDGSARRGGSAPGGARGAARRPADPVVRRAVEAAQAAAALPDHPRLDQVFDVFAEGGSLWIVSEYVAARPLAALLAEKPLSPYRAAEVASDVLTALRVLHTHGWVHRNITARTVLVCDDGRVMLTGLAVGAAEEALCGYDPVPPPDDEPEPSTALEALGPAGGPGTDGGRGPAWPPGFTADPDPDAARRAAIEARAGRLPDGGRSGAPGDLSPVVAPRALDSAGDVRAARAGAIAAYRAGARAAARIQEAQQGTRAALPGARPAPDEGTGQTPPGQIADPYGVAASGWHGATPRIGTDTGATPALPAPAAPAGTTGATAAPGARWDGPAARTAPARRGPATALAAERARQARMAVVGAVTERWAPEQAGPVHENWQLAAPIGPATDLWALGALLFRAVQGHAPYPEESTAELVQMVCAEPPAFAEECGPLRPVVESLLRQDPTERPDFEELRGWLRSLVRSAPEPEAGLNVVTAPPVDARRLPVIRRRGELVRRRRAGLPAQHGRHKRAAPRGGSPRSLGRTLLLLVLLALAAAIAYAMLFMPKAGEKTSGSPSSDRTAADGGTGGAPSPSGDAGSPSAGDSPKSSPEESAGTAETQTTRPEAADGFTLRKDPEGFSVAVAEGWQRTAKNGSGQVVYRKGDFELIVVPGRDSAQQFGGDPMAYQRDTERELQPYRDSSWATSTGLKTIEVGGRTMAEGQFTWTGDAGELYVRNLAALIDGRYHVVQVRGPESERDEVTRLYEQAAATYRFTG, encoded by the coding sequence GTGGACGACTATGCGGGACGGGTTCTCGCCGACCGCTACCGCCTGCCCCTGCCCCCCTCCGACGAGTACGAACTGACCGAGACCCGGGCCTTCGACACCTACAGCGGTTCCGAGGTCCTGGTGCGGCAGGTGCCGTTGCCGGAGGTCGTCGAGGCCGAGGTGCTGGACGCCGAAGGGCTGCCCGACGGTTTCACCGCCCGGGACGGGAGCGCGCGCCGCGGCGGATCCGCGCCCGGCGGCGCCCGGGGGGCCGCGCGGCGGCCCGCCGACCCGGTGGTGCGGCGCGCCGTTGAGGCCGCGCAGGCCGCGGCCGCCCTGCCCGACCATCCCCGACTCGACCAGGTCTTCGACGTGTTCGCGGAGGGCGGTTCGCTGTGGATCGTCAGCGAGTACGTCGCCGCGCGCCCGCTGGCCGCGCTGCTCGCCGAGAAGCCGCTGTCGCCGTACCGGGCCGCCGAGGTCGCCTCCGACGTGCTCACGGCCCTCAGGGTGCTGCACACGCACGGCTGGGTGCACCGCAACATCACCGCGCGCACGGTGCTGGTCTGCGACGACGGCCGGGTGATGCTCACCGGGCTGGCTGTCGGCGCCGCCGAGGAGGCGCTGTGCGGCTACGACCCGGTGCCGCCGCCCGACGACGAGCCGGAGCCGAGCACCGCGCTCGAGGCGCTGGGCCCGGCGGGCGGCCCCGGGACGGACGGCGGACGCGGACCGGCCTGGCCGCCCGGGTTCACCGCCGACCCCGATCCGGACGCGGCGCGCCGTGCGGCCATCGAGGCCCGGGCCGGCCGGCTGCCGGACGGCGGCCGGTCCGGCGCACCGGGCGACCTGTCGCCCGTGGTCGCGCCCCGCGCCCTCGACAGCGCGGGCGACGTCCGGGCGGCACGTGCCGGGGCCATCGCCGCCTACCGGGCGGGCGCCCGCGCCGCGGCCCGGATCCAGGAGGCCCAGCAGGGCACCCGCGCCGCCCTGCCCGGCGCCCGGCCCGCCCCCGACGAGGGCACCGGGCAGACGCCGCCGGGACAGATAGCCGACCCCTACGGGGTGGCCGCCTCCGGCTGGCACGGTGCCACCCCTCGCATCGGCACGGACACGGGCGCCACCCCCGCCCTCCCCGCGCCCGCCGCCCCCGCCGGGACGACCGGTGCCACCGCCGCCCCGGGTGCCCGCTGGGACGGCCCGGCGGCGCGGACCGCCCCCGCGCGCCGGGGGCCGGCCACCGCGCTGGCCGCCGAGCGCGCCCGGCAGGCCCGGATGGCCGTCGTCGGCGCCGTCACCGAGCGCTGGGCACCGGAACAGGCCGGCCCCGTGCACGAGAACTGGCAGCTCGCCGCGCCCATCGGGCCCGCCACCGACCTGTGGGCGCTGGGCGCCCTGCTGTTCCGTGCCGTGCAGGGGCACGCGCCCTACCCGGAGGAGTCGACGGCCGAGCTGGTGCAGATGGTCTGCGCCGAGCCGCCCGCCTTCGCCGAGGAGTGCGGCCCGCTGCGGCCGGTCGTGGAGTCCCTGCTGCGCCAGGACCCCACCGAGCGACCGGACTTCGAGGAGCTGCGCGGCTGGCTGCGGTCGCTGGTGCGTTCGGCGCCCGAACCGGAGGCGGGCCTGAACGTCGTCACGGCCCCGCCGGTCGACGCCCGCCGTCTGCCCGTCATACGGCGCCGGGGCGAGCTGGTGCGCAGACGGCGCGCCGGGCTCCCCGCGCAGCACGGACGCCACAAGCGGGCCGCGCCGCGCGGCGGTTCACCGCGCAGCCTCGGCCGTACCCTTCTTCTGCTGGTGCTGCTCGCGCTGGCGGCGGCGATCGCGTACGCGATGCTGTTCATGCCGAAGGCCGGCGAGAAGACCTCCGGGTCGCCGTCGTCCGACCGCACGGCTGCCGACGGCGGCACCGGCGGCGCGCCGAGCCCGTCGGGCGACGCCGGTTCGCCGAGCGCCGGGGACAGCCCGAAGAGCAGCCCGGAGGAGTCGGCGGGCACGGCGGAGACCCAGACCACCCGCCCCGAGGCCGCCGACGGCTTCACGTTGCGCAAGGACCCGGAGGGCTTCAGCGTCGCCGTCGCCGAGGGCTGGCAGCGTACCGCGAAGAACGGCAGCGGGCAGGTCGTGTACCGCAAGGGCGACTTCGAGCTCATCGTGGTGCCGGGCCGGGACAGCGCCCAGCAGTTCGGTGGCGACCCCATGGCCTACCAGCGGGACACCGAGCGTGAGCTCCAGCCGTACCGCGACTCCAGCTGGGCCACCTCCACCGGGCTGAAGACCATCGAGGTGGGCGGACGGACCATGGCCGAGGGCCAGTTCACCTGGACCGGCGACGCGGGCGAGCTGTACGTGCGCAACCTCGCCGCGCTGATCGACGGCCGCTACCACGTGGTGCAGGTGCGCGGACCGGAGAGCGAGCGGGACGAGGTGACACGGCTCTACGAACAGGCGGCCGCGACGTACCGGTTCACCGGCTGA
- a CDS encoding serine/threonine-protein kinase yields MQGSLVAGRYRLGESIGNGGMGRVWRAHDEVLHRSVAIKELTAALYVSDSEQATLLARTRAEARAAARINHSAVVTVHDVLEHDARPWIVMELVEGHSLADAVKECERVEPREAARIGLWVLRALRAAHAAGVLHRDVKPGNVLLGRDGRVLLTDFGIAQIDGDTAITRTGEVVGSVDYLAPERVRGHDPGPASDLWALGATLYTAVEGLSPFRRTSPITTMQAVVEEEAEPPQHAGPLAPVISALLRKDPATRPDAAQTEQMLAEAAEGRRPRAAQEYVPTEAVDARVPRPPTPGQHTGAVAPPYPGGAGTRQHARGGGQTSVQAPYGPPAVSRRRTRARTVALVVALAAIIGGGTAVVLQQHGERDRTTAGPTGTADARPTPSPDASDQGATAAGGLPEGWVRRTDPFGFSVVLPGEDWERVVFDEETRQVDYTPDGGKHFLRIAADDAPDFDDPYEHLGDLDQQVGRRLVDYRRVDLQRLTYRDREAARLEYSWTALAKDTEFPGPYRAIDQMYITRDGVEYAFYMAAPAEDWETTREQFETILKGWREP; encoded by the coding sequence ATGCAGGGCTCGCTCGTCGCGGGCCGCTACCGACTCGGCGAATCCATCGGGAACGGTGGCATGGGCCGGGTGTGGCGTGCGCACGACGAGGTGCTGCACCGGTCCGTCGCCATCAAGGAACTGACCGCGGCGCTCTACGTCTCCGACAGCGAACAGGCCACCCTGCTGGCACGTACCCGCGCGGAGGCGCGCGCCGCCGCGCGGATCAACCACTCCGCCGTCGTCACCGTGCACGACGTGCTGGAGCACGACGCCCGGCCGTGGATCGTCATGGAGCTGGTCGAGGGTCACTCGCTGGCCGACGCGGTGAAGGAGTGCGAGCGCGTCGAGCCCCGCGAGGCCGCCCGCATCGGCCTGTGGGTGCTGCGCGCCCTGCGCGCCGCGCACGCCGCCGGTGTCCTGCACCGCGACGTCAAGCCCGGCAACGTGCTGCTCGGCCGGGACGGCCGGGTGCTGCTCACCGACTTCGGCATCGCGCAGATAGACGGCGACACGGCGATCACCCGCACCGGTGAGGTCGTCGGTTCCGTCGACTACCTGGCGCCCGAGCGGGTCCGCGGCCACGACCCCGGCCCCGCGTCCGACCTGTGGGCGCTCGGCGCGACGCTGTACACGGCGGTGGAGGGCCTGTCGCCGTTCCGCCGCACCTCGCCGATCACCACCATGCAGGCCGTCGTCGAGGAGGAGGCCGAGCCGCCGCAGCACGCGGGCCCGCTCGCGCCCGTCATCAGCGCACTTCTGCGGAAGGATCCGGCCACCCGTCCCGACGCGGCGCAGACCGAGCAGATGCTCGCCGAGGCCGCGGAGGGACGCAGACCGCGGGCGGCGCAGGAGTACGTGCCGACCGAGGCCGTCGACGCGCGCGTGCCGCGCCCACCCACGCCGGGGCAGCACACCGGCGCCGTGGCACCGCCGTACCCGGGCGGCGCCGGGACCCGGCAACATGCTCGGGGCGGTGGGCAGACGTCCGTGCAGGCGCCGTACGGGCCGCCGGCCGTGTCGCGCCGGCGCACGCGCGCGCGGACGGTCGCCCTGGTCGTCGCGCTGGCCGCCATCATCGGCGGGGGCACGGCGGTGGTGCTCCAGCAGCACGGGGAACGGGACCGCACCACGGCTGGCCCGACCGGGACCGCCGATGCCCGCCCGACCCCGTCGCCGGACGCGTCGGACCAGGGCGCGACCGCCGCGGGCGGCCTGCCCGAGGGCTGGGTGCGCCGGACCGACCCGTTCGGTTTCAGCGTCGTGCTGCCCGGTGAGGACTGGGAGCGGGTGGTGTTCGACGAGGAGACCCGGCAGGTCGACTACACGCCCGACGGCGGCAAGCACTTCCTGCGCATCGCCGCCGACGACGCCCCCGACTTCGACGACCCGTACGAGCACCTGGGCGACCTCGACCAGCAGGTCGGCCGGCGGCTGGTCGACTACCGGCGAGTGGACCTGCAGCGGCTCACGTACCGCGACCGTGAGGCCGCGCGCCTGGAGTACAGCTGGACCGCGCTGGCCAAGGACACCGAGTTCCCCGGTCCCTACCGGGCGATCGACCAGATGTACATCACGCGCGACGGCGTCGAGTACGCCTTCTACATGGCCGCTCCCGCCGAGGACTGGGAGACCACCCGGGAGCAGTTCGAGACCATCCTGAAGGGCTGGCGCGAGCCCTGA
- a CDS encoding serine/threonine-protein kinase, translating into MVTEGEPDNGNDGDNARVIAGRYRLQGQLGRGGMGVVWRATDQLLGRGVAVKELPFDETLTAADARRQRDRTLREARALAQLSHPNIIVVHDVVEDDERPYIVLELIDGPSLADRIAADGPVGAAEAARIGVDLLGALRAAHTAGVLHRDLKPANVLLENGTDRVLLTDFGIAQMPGSTTLTESGMFVGSPEYTAPERMSGARTGPESDLWSLGALLCEALSGESPFRRDSLSGVLHAVVVDEIRPPAQAGPILPVVLGLLERDPDRRLDADRAERMLRAFLATGRTPATAPLDLLPDRDPPRRRLPVWREVPVAGPPGPPEGRTVRRQPTRGALVAALVVAAMAGAGVSAGALLLQDRDGDGGGTPTTTVPDTPVTEPAPGPRPPSTTTPQRPVPSRTGPTEAGAGTPPTSTESGGSASPGTSGTPDDASPSAA; encoded by the coding sequence ATGGTGACCGAGGGGGAGCCGGACAACGGGAACGACGGGGACAACGCCCGCGTCATCGCGGGTCGTTACCGTCTTCAGGGACAGCTCGGGCGCGGCGGCATGGGCGTGGTCTGGCGGGCCACCGACCAACTGCTGGGCCGGGGTGTCGCGGTGAAGGAGCTGCCCTTCGACGAGACGCTCACCGCGGCCGACGCTCGGCGGCAGCGTGACCGCACCCTGCGGGAGGCACGCGCGCTCGCCCAGCTCAGCCACCCGAACATCATCGTCGTGCACGACGTCGTCGAGGACGACGAACGGCCGTACATCGTGCTGGAGTTGATCGATGGGCCGTCCCTCGCGGACCGTATCGCCGCCGACGGGCCGGTGGGCGCGGCGGAGGCGGCGCGGATCGGCGTCGACCTGCTGGGCGCGCTGCGTGCCGCCCACACCGCCGGTGTGCTGCACCGCGACCTCAAGCCCGCCAACGTGCTGCTGGAGAACGGCACCGACCGGGTGCTGCTCACCGACTTCGGCATCGCGCAGATGCCCGGCTCGACCACGCTCACCGAGAGCGGCATGTTCGTCGGCTCGCCCGAGTACACCGCCCCCGAGCGGATGTCGGGCGCGCGGACCGGGCCGGAGTCGGACCTGTGGTCGCTGGGAGCGCTGCTCTGTGAGGCGCTCAGCGGCGAGTCGCCGTTCCGGCGGGACTCTCTGAGCGGTGTGCTGCACGCGGTGGTGGTCGACGAGATCCGCCCGCCCGCGCAGGCCGGGCCGATCCTGCCGGTGGTCCTCGGCCTGCTGGAGCGCGACCCGGACCGCCGGCTGGACGCCGACCGGGCCGAACGGATGTTACGGGCGTTCCTGGCGACCGGCCGCACGCCCGCCACCGCCCCGCTCGACCTGCTTCCGGACCGCGACCCGCCCCGCAGGCGGCTGCCGGTGTGGCGGGAGGTGCCGGTCGCCGGCCCGCCGGGCCCGCCCGAGGGGCGTACCGTACGGCGCCAGCCCACCCGGGGCGCGCTGGTCGCGGCGCTGGTGGTGGCCGCGATGGCCGGGGCGGGGGTGTCGGCGGGGGCGCTGCTGCTGCAGGACCGCGACGGTGACGGGGGCGGCACGCCGACGACCACGGTTCCGGACACACCCGTGACCGAGCCGGCCCCCGGACCCCGGCCGCCCTCCACCACCACCCCGCAGCGGCCGGTGCCCTCGCGGACGGGGCCGACCGAGGCCGGCGCCGGCACCCCGCCCACTTCGACGGAGTCCGGCGGTTCGGCGTCACCGGGCACCTCCGGGACACCTGACGACGCCTCACCCTCCGCCGCATAG
- a CDS encoding serine/threonine-protein kinase, whose protein sequence is MSSDGGARNGAEEPTSFGLQPPNPKPPAAVPHPGNPYAAPTVVVPPQGGDEPHAHDRPRHPARDGVREPDGGRGQDGGRGQDPRQSGPGPARGQDPSGPAAADPGAGRLIAGRYRLLAKLGHGGMGTVWRAKDETVDREVAVKEPRVPEHLPERERANASERMRREARAAARLDHPAVVNVHDVAVVDGRPWIVMELVQGRSLGAVLQEEGTLSVREAARVGLEVLGALEAAHAAGILHRDVKPDNVLLGRYDRVVLTDFGIAQIEGETNLTDTGGFVGSPEYIAPERVLGQRPGPASDLWSLGVVLYAATEGVSPFRRSNTPATLQSVLNAVPAPPASAQGPLAEVITGLLQKDPARRPNAAQVRAALEAAANPPAPQPTQVAAMPVPGRQGGIRIGRKTLLGLGAAVVAAAVAVTLVVVDPFAGPLPDGWKRHDLGDRVGVTLAVPEGFVKDEPADDWDGTVVGFTDPSGTVRIETDRDLKADDKDNQLPASASEEAFAHWNELKDGEFSWGIADRPAPQGRPRETTYEDRDAATNTIVFTTTTTPPLEREAQVLYYRNTAGDMYRLWVVHPAKGYFAEDGREIARTVFDTWDVHKR, encoded by the coding sequence ATGAGCAGTGACGGGGGAGCCCGCAACGGGGCCGAAGAGCCGACCAGTTTTGGTCTGCAACCGCCCAACCCGAAACCGCCGGCGGCCGTGCCGCACCCCGGCAATCCGTACGCGGCGCCGACCGTCGTCGTCCCGCCGCAGGGTGGCGACGAGCCGCACGCGCACGACCGGCCGCGGCATCCGGCGCGGGACGGCGTGCGGGAACCGGACGGCGGTCGGGGACAGGACGGCGGGCGCGGGCAGGATCCGCGGCAGTCCGGACCCGGCCCGGCGCGCGGGCAGGACCCCTCCGGTCCGGCGGCGGCCGATCCCGGGGCCGGGCGGCTCATCGCCGGCCGCTACCGGCTGCTCGCCAAGCTCGGGCACGGCGGCATGGGCACGGTCTGGCGCGCCAAGGACGAGACGGTGGACCGCGAGGTCGCCGTGAAGGAGCCCCGCGTCCCGGAGCACCTTCCCGAACGTGAACGGGCCAACGCCTCCGAGCGCATGCGGCGCGAGGCCCGCGCCGCCGCCCGGCTCGACCACCCCGCCGTGGTCAACGTCCACGACGTCGCGGTGGTCGACGGCCGGCCGTGGATCGTCATGGAACTCGTCCAGGGCCGCTCGCTGGGCGCGGTGCTCCAGGAGGAGGGCACCCTCTCCGTGCGGGAGGCCGCCCGGGTGGGCCTGGAGGTCCTCGGCGCGCTGGAGGCGGCGCACGCGGCGGGCATCCTGCACCGGGACGTCAAGCCGGACAACGTGCTGCTCGGCCGGTACGACCGGGTCGTCCTCACGGACTTCGGCATCGCCCAGATCGAGGGCGAGACCAACCTGACCGACACCGGCGGTTTCGTCGGCTCGCCCGAGTACATCGCCCCCGAGCGGGTGCTGGGCCAGCGGCCCGGACCCGCCTCGGACCTGTGGTCGCTCGGCGTCGTGCTGTACGCGGCGACGGAGGGCGTCTCGCCGTTCCGCCGCAGCAACACCCCCGCGACGCTGCAGTCCGTCCTCAACGCCGTGCCGGCGCCGCCCGCCTCCGCACAGGGGCCGCTCGCCGAGGTCATCACCGGGCTGCTGCAGAAGGACCCGGCGCGCCGCCCGAACGCGGCCCAGGTGCGTGCCGCGCTGGAGGCGGCCGCCAACCCGCCCGCCCCGCAGCCCACGCAGGTGGCCGCGATGCCCGTCCCGGGGCGGCAGGGCGGCATCCGGATCGGCCGCAAGACGCTGCTGGGCCTGGGCGCGGCGGTGGTCGCGGCGGCCGTCGCGGTGACCCTGGTGGTCGTGGACCCCTTCGCGGGACCGCTGCCCGACGGCTGGAAGCGGCACGACCTCGGGGACCGGGTGGGCGTCACCCTGGCGGTGCCGGAGGGCTTCGTGAAGGACGAGCCCGCCGACGACTGGGACGGCACCGTGGTCGGCTTCACCGACCCGAGCGGGACGGTGCGGATCGAGACCGACCGCGACCTGAAGGCCGACGACAAGGACAACCAGCTCCCGGCGTCCGCGTCCGAAGAGGCGTTCGCCCACTGGAACGAGCTGAAGGACGGCGAGTTCTCCTGGGGCATCGCCGACAGGCCCGCGCCGCAGGGGCGACCGCGGGAGACGACGTACGAGGACCGGGACGCGGCGACGAACACGATCGTCTTCACCACGACCACCACGCCGCCGCTGGAGCGTGAGGCCCAGGTCCTGTACTACCGGAACACGGCCGGCGACATGTACCGCCTGTGGGTCGTCCACCCGGCGAAGGGCTACTTCGCCGAGGACGGCCGCGAGATCGCCCGCACGGTCTTCGACACCTGGGACGTCCACAAGAGGTGA
- a CDS encoding succinic semialdehyde dehydrogenase: MTDAQTRATTGTNPLAPAPQGARTAADVVTPELIAQLTKGVVGSGRTANHTPFTGEKLADLPESTPEDVAKAYEAARAAQAVWAQIPVRDRAAVLLRFHDLVLGRQAEVLDLIQLETGKARLHAHEEVQAVAVAARHYGRRAAAYLRPKRHAGAMPVLTRVTELRHPRGVIGQIAPWNYPLELSVGDALPALVAGNAVVMKPDTETCLTALWARDLLIEAGLPADVFQVVLGEGPVVGPEVVRHADYVSFTGSTRTGREVAQGAAARLVGVSLELGGKNAMLVLEDADLDKAAAGAVRACFSSAGQLCISIERLYVHEAVADAFLERFAARTKALRLGTSLAYGADMGSLVGQRQLDAVTRHVEDAVAKGAQVLAGGTARPDIGPYFYEPTILDGVESPMSVCTEETFGPVVSVYRFCSEDEAVERANGTPYGLNSSVWTKDARRGRAVAARLRTGTVNVNEGYAPAYGSVQSPMGGMKDSGLGRRHGSEGILKYTEAQTVAQQRVLPMAPSLGMDDEKYAAFMSRSLRLMKAFRFR; encoded by the coding sequence ATGACGGACGCGCAGACCCGGGCAACCACCGGCACCAATCCCCTGGCCCCCGCCCCCCAGGGCGCACGCACCGCTGCCGACGTGGTCACGCCGGAGCTGATCGCCCAGCTGACCAAGGGCGTGGTGGGCTCCGGCCGCACCGCCAACCACACGCCCTTCACCGGCGAGAAGCTCGCCGACCTCCCCGAGTCGACACCCGAGGACGTGGCGAAGGCGTACGAGGCGGCCCGCGCCGCCCAGGCCGTGTGGGCGCAGATCCCCGTCCGGGACCGCGCCGCCGTGCTGCTGCGCTTCCACGACCTGGTGCTCGGCCGCCAGGCCGAGGTGCTCGACCTGATCCAGCTGGAGACCGGCAAGGCCCGCCTGCACGCCCACGAGGAGGTGCAGGCGGTCGCCGTCGCCGCCCGCCACTACGGCCGCCGGGCCGCCGCCTACCTGCGGCCCAAGCGGCACGCGGGCGCCATGCCGGTGCTGACGAGGGTCACCGAACTGCGCCACCCGCGCGGTGTGATCGGCCAGATCGCGCCCTGGAACTACCCCCTCGAACTCTCCGTCGGCGACGCGCTCCCGGCGCTCGTCGCGGGCAACGCCGTCGTGATGAAGCCCGACACGGAGACCTGCCTGACCGCACTGTGGGCCCGTGACCTGCTGATCGAGGCGGGTCTGCCCGCCGACGTGTTCCAGGTGGTCCTCGGCGAAGGCCCGGTCGTCGGCCCCGAGGTCGTCCGGCACGCCGACTACGTTTCCTTCACCGGCTCCACCCGCACCGGCCGCGAGGTCGCCCAGGGCGCCGCCGCCCGCCTGGTCGGCGTCTCCCTCGAACTCGGCGGCAAGAACGCCATGCTCGTGCTGGAGGACGCCGACCTGGACAAGGCCGCCGCCGGCGCCGTCCGGGCCTGCTTCTCCTCCGCCGGCCAGCTCTGCATCTCCATCGAGCGGCTCTACGTCCACGAGGCCGTTGCCGACGCCTTCCTGGAGCGCTTCGCCGCCCGCACCAAGGCGCTGCGCCTGGGCACCTCCCTCGCATACGGCGCCGACATGGGCTCCCTGGTCGGGCAGCGCCAGCTGGACGCGGTGACCCGGCACGTCGAGGACGCCGTCGCCAAGGGCGCCCAGGTGCTCGCCGGCGGTACCGCGCGCCCGGACATCGGCCCCTACTTCTACGAGCCGACCATCCTCGACGGCGTCGAGAGCCCGATGAGCGTGTGCACGGAGGAGACCTTCGGCCCGGTCGTCTCGGTCTACCGCTTCTGCTCCGAGGACGAGGCGGTCGAGCGCGCCAACGGCACGCCGTACGGGCTGAACTCCTCGGTGTGGACGAAGGACGCCCGGCGCGGCCGCGCGGTCGCCGCCCGTCTGCGTACCGGCACGGTGAACGTCAACGAGGGCTACGCGCCCGCGTACGGCAGTGTGCAGTCCCCGATGGGCGGCATGAAGGACTCCGGCCTCGGCCGCCGGCACGGCTCCGAGGGGATCCTCAAGTACACCGAGGCCCAGACCGTCGCCCAGCAGCGGGTGCTGCCGATGGCGCCGTCGCTCGGCATGGACGACGAGAAGTACGCGGCCTTCATGAGCCGCAGCCTGCGCCTGATGAAGGCGTTCCGTTTCCGCTAG
- a CDS encoding GMC oxidoreductase: protein MSQENPAPAPDDDAGYDYDVLVVGSGFGGSVSALRLTEKGYRVGVLEAGRRWTRESLPKNSWDLKNYLWAPRLGMYGIQRIHLLGNVMVLAGAGVGGGSLNYANTLYVPPKPFFEDPQWGGITDWQDELAPYYDQARRMLGVRLNPTMTPSDVHLKAAAQRMGVGDTFHMAPVGVFFGDGEDADGTVKAKPGQEVPDPYFGGAGPSRRACAECGECMTGCRHGAKNTLNENYLYLAEKAGAVVHPMTTVVSVTEDSRGGFAVATLPTHDRRKGRGRTFTARRVVLAAGTYGTQTLLHRMRTGGQLPHLSERLGEMTRTNSEALVGAQTDDRRYRKATGEPKADFTRGVAITSSIHPDENTHIEPVRYGKGSNSMGSLSILQVPYADNASGAVRVLGWLGNAARHPWLMLRSLSNRRWSERTIIGLVMQSLDNSLTTYLKPSGVGRGLLTARQGHGAPNPKQIKAATDGASTLAAEINGFAGSNVGELTGMPLTAHFLGGCAIGDSRETGVIDPYHRLYGHPGISVVDGAAVSANLGVNPSLTITAQAERAMSFWPNKGEADARPAQGEEYRRLTPVEPKAPAVPADAFGALKLPFLGMPTVPPKK, encoded by the coding sequence GTGTCACAGGAGAACCCCGCCCCCGCCCCGGACGACGACGCCGGATACGACTACGACGTCCTCGTCGTCGGATCGGGCTTCGGCGGTTCGGTCTCGGCGCTCCGGCTGACCGAGAAGGGCTACCGCGTCGGCGTGCTGGAGGCCGGCCGCCGCTGGACCCGGGAGTCCCTGCCGAAGAACTCCTGGGACCTGAAGAACTACCTCTGGGCACCCAGGCTCGGCATGTACGGCATCCAGCGCATCCATCTGCTGGGCAACGTGATGGTGCTGGCGGGCGCGGGCGTGGGCGGCGGTTCGCTGAACTACGCCAACACCCTCTACGTCCCGCCGAAGCCGTTCTTCGAGGACCCCCAGTGGGGCGGCATCACCGACTGGCAGGACGAGCTGGCGCCGTACTACGACCAGGCGCGGCGCATGCTCGGGGTGCGGCTCAACCCGACGATGACCCCCTCGGACGTGCACCTGAAGGCGGCGGCCCAGCGGATGGGTGTGGGCGACACCTTCCACATGGCGCCCGTCGGGGTGTTCTTCGGCGACGGCGAGGACGCCGACGGGACGGTGAAGGCGAAGCCGGGACAGGAGGTGCCCGACCCCTACTTCGGCGGCGCGGGGCCCTCGCGGCGGGCCTGTGCCGAGTGCGGCGAGTGCATGACCGGCTGCCGGCACGGCGCGAAGAACACCCTGAACGAGAACTACCTGTACCTCGCCGAGAAGGCCGGCGCGGTCGTGCACCCGATGACGACGGTCGTGTCGGTGACGGAGGACTCGCGCGGCGGGTTCGCCGTCGCCACCCTCCCGACCCACGACCGCCGCAAGGGCAGGGGCCGCACCTTCACCGCCCGCCGGGTCGTGCTGGCGGCCGGCACCTACGGCACCCAGACGCTGCTGCACCGGATGCGGACGGGCGGGCAGCTCCCGCACCTCTCGGAGCGGCTGGGCGAGATGACCCGCACCAACTCCGAGGCCCTGGTGGGCGCGCAGACCGACGACCGCCGCTACCGCAAGGCCACCGGCGAACCGAAGGCCGACTTCACCCGCGGGGTGGCCATCACGTCCTCGATCCACCCCGACGAGAACACCCACATAGAGCCGGTCCGCTACGGCAAGGGCTCCAACTCGATGGGCTCGCTGTCCATCCTCCAGGTGCCCTACGCCGACAACGCCTCGGGCGCGGTCCGGGTGCTGGGCTGGCTGGGCAACGCGGCCCGGCACCCCTGGCTGATGCTGCGGTCGCTGTCCAACCGGCGCTGGTCGGAGCGGACCATCATCGGCCTGGTGATGCAGTCGCTGGACAACTCCCTGACGACGTACCTGAAGCCGTCCGGGGTCGGCCGCGGGCTGCTCACCGCGCGACAGGGCCACGGCGCCCCGAACCCCAAGCAGATCAAGGCGGCGACCGACGGCGCGTCCACGCTGGCCGCCGAGATCAACGGCTTCGCGGGCTCCAACGTCGGTGAGCTGACGGGCATGCCGCTGACCGCCCACTTCCTCGGTGGCTGCGCGATAGGCGACTCCCGTGAGACCGGCGTGATCGACCCGTACCACCGGCTGTACGGGCACCCGGGCATCTCGGTGGTGGACGGGGCGGCCGTCTCCGCGAACCTCGGGGTCAACCCCTCGCTGACCATCACGGCGCAGGCGGAGCGGGCGATGTCGTTCTGGCCCAACAAGGGCGAGGCCGACGCGCGTCCGGCGCAGGGGGAGGAGTACCGGCGGCTGACGCCGGTCGAGCCGAAGGCCCCGGCCGTCCCGGCGGACGCGTTCGGCGCGCTGAAGCTGCCGTTCCTGGGGATGCCGACGGTGCCGCCGAAAAAGTAG